The sequence CAGAGCTTTATTAAACAGTGAATTGTAAATTGTGACCTGTTGTCACCGCGTAACGTCAGTTATGAATATCCTTGAGGAATAATGGTTCAAAAAGCCACAATATAGAGTTAATGACGTTAAGGAGTTGTATTATGAAGGATATTGTTTTACGTAGTGTTGGCATTCATGATGGAAAGTTTCATGCCGATGAAGTTACGGCTTGTGCCTTTCTTATTATGTGCGGTTGTATTGATCGTGACAAGATTGTTCGCACGAGGAGCTATTCCGAGCTTTCTCGTTGTGAGTATCGTTGTGATGTTGGCGGTGAGTATGACCCTGCCAGCAAGAATTTCGACCATCATCAGGCGAGTTATCGTGGTGCTATGAGCAGTGCTGGCATGATATTGTTATATCTTAAAGACGAGGGTTTGCTTACCCCTGAAGAGTATGATCTTTTCAACGATGCTTTTGTTCGTGGTGTCGATGCTCATGACAATGGCATCATCACCCAGGAAGATGGTACTATGACATTATCGCATGTTGTTTCGGGGTATAATACTATTGATGGAGGAGCTTCCTCAGAGACCAAAGACGCGAAATTTTATGAAGCTCTTGATTTTGTTTATGGGGTCATCGAGCGTCTTCGTGAGGGCTACGAGTATGCGAAGTCGTGTCATAGCGTCGTTGCTG is a genomic window of Waddliaceae bacterium containing:
- a CDS encoding MYG1 family protein translates to MKDIVLRSVGIHDGKFHADEVTACAFLIMCGCIDRDKIVRTRSYSELSRCEYRCDVGGEYDPASKNFDHHQASYRGAMSSAGMILLYLKDEGLLTPEEYDLFNDAFVRGVDAHDNGIITQEDGTMTLSHVVSGYNTIDGGASSETKDAKFYEALDFVYGVIERLREGYEYAKSCHSVVAEQMALSERFLIFDAAVPWQEPFFELGGKEHPALFVVMPCDGKWKLRGIPPSYNDMEVRVPFPESWAGLLGDELREVSGIPGAVFCHKGKFIAIFKTKEAALAALDYVLNKECL